A region from the Paenibacillus humicola genome encodes:
- a CDS encoding phosphotransferase family protein: MKEGWERILPPVHYDVLQISEIVRPAFPHRKIAAAERIGIGLSNVNYKITLDGSDVPYVVRLYRMGTETAEKELAIARLIRETVPVADFLYADTSCSSFPKPWAVLEWKEGVLLRDVMQNSSPEDIASAAASAGSVLADIHRHPFAESGFFDRHFHVTERIEMSGERFLSFIENSLSHEPCGEWLGGELSREVRSFAQKYAPLLSESGETPVLVHSDYNGLNILVRQGSAGWEVSAVLDWEDSFAFSRNADIANLLRYEEDGSRFEKHAVAAYLAQGGKLEGNWKLLSKLEDLVALCDMLSSSTSNTPNRVRDLQRLIARTVRSY, translated from the coding sequence ATGAAAGAAGGTTGGGAACGCATATTGCCGCCGGTCCACTATGATGTGCTGCAGATCAGCGAGATTGTTCGCCCGGCTTTTCCCCATCGCAAGATCGCGGCAGCCGAACGGATCGGGATTGGGCTCAGCAACGTGAATTATAAAATCACACTCGACGGAAGCGATGTGCCTTATGTCGTCCGGTTGTACAGGATGGGAACGGAAACCGCGGAAAAAGAGCTGGCGATTGCGCGGCTGATCCGGGAAACGGTGCCGGTCGCCGACTTCCTCTATGCCGACACGAGCTGCAGCTCGTTTCCCAAGCCGTGGGCGGTGCTGGAATGGAAGGAAGGCGTGCTGCTGCGCGATGTCATGCAGAACAGCAGCCCGGAGGATATCGCGTCGGCCGCGGCGTCTGCGGGAAGCGTGCTGGCGGACATTCACCGTCACCCTTTTGCCGAATCCGGGTTTTTCGACCGGCATTTTCACGTAACCGAGCGCATCGAAATGAGCGGCGAACGGTTCCTCTCCTTCATCGAAAACAGCCTCTCCCATGAACCTTGCGGCGAGTGGCTGGGCGGGGAGCTGTCGCGGGAGGTCCGGTCCTTTGCCCAAAAATACGCCCCGTTATTATCGGAAAGCGGGGAAACGCCGGTTCTCGTCCATTCGGACTATAACGGCCTGAATATTTTGGTGCGGCAGGGTTCGGCGGGCTGGGAGGTTTCGGCCGTGCTCGACTGGGAGGATTCGTTTGCCTTTAGCCGGAACGCGGACATCGCCAACCTGCTGCGATATGAAGAGGACGGTTCGCGATTCGAAAAGCATGCGGTCGCGGCTTACCTGGCGCAGGGCGGGAAGCTGGAGGGAAACTGGAAGCTTCTGTCCAAGCTCGAGGATCTCGTTGCCCTATGCGATATGCTGAGCAGTTCCACGTCGAACACGCCGAACCGGGTGCGGGACCTGCAGCGGCTTATCGCGCGCACGGTGCGGTCGTATTAG